In Streptomyces camelliae, the sequence TGCGGGACTGGCTGCCGACCGCACTGGCACTCGCCGATGACAACGGCCGCGAGGTTGATCTCCACCCCATCACGCCGACCCCTGACGGCGGAGGAGACCAGGCCCTCCCGGACGGCGACACCTTCCATTACCCACCTCCTGTCAGAGGCGTCATCGGCGGGCGAGGGGTCTGCTGCGTCGACGCTATGACCCAAGTCCACTGCCACCTGAACTATGAGCCGTCCGCAAAGAACCGCCAGGACATGCTCCAGTTGCACGACCGCTTCGGTGTCGAACTCCCCCATCCCTACAGCGGCATCACCCGTCAGTAGGAAGCGGGAATCGTCACCGATGACACAGACCCACCAAACGCGGTGTCATCTCTCACCGACATTTCGCGGTCCCGCATCGGCCCAGCGATGTCCAAACTCGCTGACATGCGGTGTCCATTCTCGGTTACGAAACCAATGACTCTGAGACATCACGGACCGCCATTTTCACCGGCCGGTTGAGGTGTGTTACGCGGCGCCTCTGATTCCCCCGTACGGTCATCGCGTCCAGGCACGGGACTGTCCTGAAGTTTATATATGCCCGCCCCGGTGTGACCTGTCTGGGATGAGATGTGGGCTCTGCGCCGGGAAGGATCATGGATGGGCAGCAAGGACGAGCGTCCCCCCTAGAGTTCGAACATCGTACGTACGGGGGCCGAGTTGGCGAGACTGACCGAGCTGGACCGGGAGCCGGCCGAGCAGCTGGTGAACCGGGCCCGCAGCGAGGGACTCGGCCTGGTCGGGGAGAACGGCCTACTCAAGGCCTGGTGAAGCTGACATTGGCCATTTTGTGAACCCAGCACCTTGGCTCGCGAGTTTCGGGGAACACCTCGGCCAGGGCCTTCCAGAAGCCCAGGGCGCCGTCGCCGACCGCCAGGACTGGGGCGCGCATGCCCCGGCGGGGGCAGTCGAGCATCAGGTCGGCCCGCTATTCGGCGGACTCGCGGTAGCCGTCCTTGAGCGCGACCGGTTCCTTGGAGCCGTCAGCGCGGACCCCGATGAGCACCAGGACGCAGGCTTTGGCCTCCTCCAGACGGACGTTGAGGTGGATGCTGTCGGCCCACACGTACACCTAGGAGCGTGGGTCGGTAATGGGCGTGGCCGGTCGTCGGGCGGTGCTGTTTCCTGCCGTGGGCATGGTGGTGATCTGTGTCTGCCGATACGTACGGTGGGTGCCCTGGCCGCTGCAGGGCCGCCAGCAGGATCTCCTGAGCTGACCGTGACGATGACGCTCAGGACGCGATGTCCGATTCTCGCCAGCGTCCTTCCCGTTGGATCGTCACCATGGGCTGATGACCGCAGAAAACACGATGAATTCGGGCCCGATCGCGGTGTCGGCGACTGGGCCGCGCACAGGCGTGCGCGCACGAGGCGACGCCTTGGCCGTACTGCAGGAGTTCTACGCGGCCGAAGCGGCCTACATTGCCGCCGGAGGTATGGGCAAGGCCAGCTTCGACGGACTCGCTGGGTGTCTCGATCCTGAGGTGGTGATGTACCAGGCACCTGGGTTGCCCTACGGGGGCACTTGGCGCGGGCCGCGCGGCATCGAGGAGTTCATGGCCGCGATGAGCGAGGCGTGGCAGTCGTTGGAATTCTTGGAGCAGCGATTCGTGGTCGATGGAGACGTCGTCGTTGTACTGAACCGCGGCCGCCTGCAGGCCCGCGCCACCGGTCGGATCCTGGACACCTCGGTCATGCAACTGATCACTGTCAAAGACGGACTCATTACCGAGATACACCCGTTCTACTGGGACACCATCGCGGTAGCCGAAGCCTTGCACCCACGGTAGGCGCTCCCAGTAACAAGTAATCCGCCTGTGTCTCGTGATCTTTCGTGCCGGATGATGCCGGTATGCGCGATGGGAATGGGCTGTTCGAGGTCGAGCCGATCGAGGCGAAGCGGCGACAGGGCCGTCCGGCGGCGGTGGGCAAGACGTTCCGGGCGTTCGACCCGCACCAAGTCCTGCTGCTGCCGCCGTCACTGAACGACTGGCTGCCCGAGGACCACCTCGCCCGGTTCGTCGCGGACCTGGTCGACGAGGTACTCGACCTCTTCCCGATCCGGGCCGATTACACCGAGAAACGTGGCTACCCGCCCTATGACCCCCGGCTGATGGTGCGCTTGCTGATCTACGGCTACACCACCGGTGTCCGCTCCTCCCGGGCGATCGAGCGCAAATGCGCCGACGATGTGGCGTTCCGGTTCCTGGCCTCCGACCAGGCCCCGGACTTCCGCTCGATTGCCCGGTTCCGTCGCCGCCACCTGGGCGCCCTGGCCGACCTGTTCACCCAGTCGCTGCACCTCGCGGCCAAGCTCGGCATGGTCAAGATGGGCAGCGTCGCCCTGGACGGCACCAAGCTCGAAGCGAACGCCTCCAAGCACAAGGCGATGAGCTACGGCCGTCTGGTCGACAAGGAGGAACGGATCGAAGCCGAGATCGCCGCGTTGGAGGCCGGAGCCGCCGCTCTGCTCGCCGACGCTGAGGCCACCGATACCGCCGAGGACCAGGCCTTCGGCCCCGACGGCAAGGACACCGACCTGCCCGCCGCACTCGACCGACGCGAGAAGCGCCTCGCCAGACTGCAGACAGCCCGCGCCCAGATCGAGGCCGAAGCCGCGAACAAGGCCCGCCGCCACGCCGAGGACATCGAGCGCCGCCGCCAGCAGCGCAAGGGCACAGCCGACGAGCAGGCCGTCACCGATGCCGGTGAGAAGGCCGCCGCCAAGGGCCGCCCGAAGCCGAAGGCCCAGGCCAACTTCACCGACCCCGACTCGCGGATCATGAAGAACGGCGACGGCGCTTACATCCAGGCCTACAACGCCCAGGCCGTCGTCGACGAGGCACACCAGGTCATCACCGCCGCCGACGTCACGACCAACGCCTCGGACGCGCTGAACTACACCACCATGCTGGAGCAGTCCGCGGCGAATACCGGCACCCACCCCAAGCAGGCCCTGGGCGACGCCGGCTACTGCTCCGAGACCAACCTCGAAGCCGCCCGGGACCGCCAACTCGCCTGCGGAACCGACACCTTCATGGCCACCGGCCGCCTCACCCACGAGGGATCGCGGAGGAGAACCGCTTGCGCTCGCCCGTGGCCTCGTCAACGCGCTTGTCGTTCACCCGATTGGCCTTCACCTCGACCACCCCGGCCGCGATGGTGATCTTCCTGGGCTGGTGTTAGGCACTGTCCTGGCGATCTTCGGCGTCAGTAGGCTTGTGGTAGACGCCGGACCTGACGCCCCAGGTCGGCGAACGACGGGGAGGGCCGGCGATGCGGGTTGA encodes:
- a CDS encoding nuclear transport factor 2 family protein, whose product is MTAENTMNSGPIAVSATGPRTGVRARGDALAVLQEFYAAEAAYIAAGGMGKASFDGLAGCLDPEVVMYQAPGLPYGGTWRGPRGIEEFMAAMSEAWQSLEFLEQRFVVDGDVVVVLNRGRLQARATGRILDTSVMQLITVKDGLITEIHPFYWDTIAVAEALHPR
- a CDS encoding nucleotidyltransferase domain-containing protein; amino-acid sequence: MMSMQDVHEVLSVLEEAGLTAWVDGGWGIDALPQQATRQHSDLDLVVLLPEISAVRSALADSGYRVVLRDWLPTALALADDNGREVDLHPITPTPDGGGDQALPDGDTFHYPPPVRGVIGGRGVCCVDAMTQVHCHLNYEPSAKNRQDMLQLHDRFGVELPHPYSGITRQ